A genome region from Solanum pennellii chromosome 12, SPENNV200 includes the following:
- the LOC107005908 gene encoding LOW QUALITY PROTEIN: potassium transporter 5-like (The sequence of the model RefSeq protein was modified relative to this genomic sequence to represent the inferred CDS: inserted 2 bases in 1 codon), whose translation MATLDSENKLKGRKVSWTKLHRVDSLNVEAGKVSLTPSGHVSKGDWKTLLSLAFQSVGVIYGDIGTSPLYVFSSTFTDEIKHKDDILGVLSLIIYTITFIPMTKYVFTVLWANDNGNGGSFALYSLICRYAKVSLIPNHEPEDRELSHYDLDIPSNPFKRAQKIRHKLENSIFAKIGLVFLAILGTSMVIGDGVLTPCISVLSSVSGIKPLGQESIMYISIAILVALFCFQRFGTDKVGYTFAPAISVWFLFISGIGLYNLFKYDIGVLRAFNPMYIFHYFKRNGKNGWLSLGGVFLCITGSEAMFADLGHFSVRSIQISFSCLVFPSILSAYIGQAAYLTKNPGDVGNAFYASVPVALYWPTFVVAVVAAIIASQAMISGDFSIVAQAHSQGCFPRVKVVHTSEKHEGQVYIPELNYFLMIACVLVTLGFKTTEKLGHAYGIAVVSAELITTHMVTLVMLVIWKISIWRIALFYXVYLTIESTYLSAQLTKFVDGGYLPMTFAIVFVIIMGIWHYVQKQRYHFELNNKVSSDYIRDLACNPHIQRIPGIGLLYSELVQGRSRSIIVQFLVFF comes from the exons atggcaACTTTAGATAGTGAAAATAAGCTTAAAGGTCGTAAAGTGTCATGGACAAAGTTGCATCGTGTTGATTCCCTCAACGTGGAGGCTGGAAAAGTTTCTTTGACTCCATCGGGACACGTATCAAag GGTGATTGGAAGACATTACTGAGTTTAGCATTTCAATCAGTAGGAGTTATCTATGGAGACATAGGGACTTCCCCTCTCTATGTTTTTTCAAGTACTTTTACTGATGAAATTAAACACAAGGATGACATTCTTGGTGTATTGTCCCTCATTATATATACCATAACCTTCATACCTATGACTAAGTATGTCTTCACTGTCTTATGGGCCAATGATAATGGCAATG GAGGATCATTTGCATTATATTCCTTAATATGTAGATATGCAAAAGTGAGTCTGATCCCAAATCATGAGCCAGAAGATAGAGAACTTTCACACTATGATTTGGACATTCCATCAAATCCATTTAAAAGAGCTCAAAAAATCAGACATAAATTGGAGAACAgtatttttgcaaaaattggTCTAGTCTTTTTAGCCATTCTTGGAACATCTATGGTCATTGGTGATGGAGTTCTCACCCCTTGCATCTCAG TTCTCTCTTCTGTAAGTGGGATTAAGCCTCTAGGCCAAG AGTCGATTATGTATATCTCCATCGCGATTTTGGTAGCTCTCTTCTGTTTTCAACGTTTTGGTACGGATAAAGTTGGATATACATTTGCCCCAGCTATAAGTGTTTGGTTTTTATTTATAAGTGGCATTGGTCTATACAATTTGTTCAAGTATGATATAGGCGTTTTACGCGCTTTTAATCCCATGTACATTTTCCATTACTTCAAAAGAAATGGTAAAAATGGATGGCTTTCTCTTGGCGGAGTTTTCCTTTGTATTACAG GTTCTGAAGCTATGTTTGCTGATTTGGGTCATTTTAGTGTGCGATCCATTCAA ATAAGCTTTAGTTGCCTCGTATTTCCATCAATCCTCTCTGCTTACATTGGACAAGCTGCTTATCTAACGAAAAACCCTGGTGATGTTGGAAATGCTTTCTATGCTTCAGTTCCAG TTGCACTTTACTGGCCAACATTTGTAGTAGCTGTTGTTGCTGCAATTATTGCTAGTCAAGCGATGATATCTGGAGATTTTTCGATTGTAGCTCAGGCACACAGTCAAGGTTGTTTTCCAAGGGTGAAAGTCGTTCACACATCTGAGAAACACGAGGGTCAAGTATACATCCCGGAACTCAATTACTTCCTCATGATTGCTTGTGTTTTAGTTACACTTGGCTTCAAAACAACTGAAAAATTGGGACATGCTTATGGTATTGCTGTGGTTAGTGCTGAACTCATAACAACACATATGGTAACATTAGTTATGCTTGTTATTTGGAAAATCAGCATATGGCGTATCGCCCTGTTCTA TGTCTATTTAACGATAGAATCAACATATCTGTCAGCACAACTCACAAAATTCGTGGATGGTGGTTATCTGCCCATGACTTTCGCGATTGTGTTTGTGATCATCATGGGGATTTGGCATTATGTTCAAAAACAAAGATATCATTTCGAGCTCAATAACAAGGTCTCGAGTGACTACATAAGGGACTTGGCTTGTAATCCACACATCCAAAGAATACCAGGAATTGGACTATTATACTCTGAATTAGTACAGGGGAGAAGCAGAAGTATTATAGTCCAATTCCTGGTATTCTTTTGA